From the genome of Nicotiana tabacum cultivar K326 chromosome 17, ASM71507v2, whole genome shotgun sequence:
TAAGAGTTCAGCAACACTAACAAACTCATCTACTCACTTAggtatttcttttttcttgaacCCTTTTTTTCATAATTCCTTTTTATAGTAAATACAAACTACTTAATAATGAGATAATTAAATCAACAATGTATAGAAGATAAACTAGCTGCCTAAGGACGACTTCGACAAGGATCTCTCATCATTTTTCTAATTACAGTGGTTTTATTTAATCatctttgaaataacttaaaaagTGCACTCGCAATTTTTCATGTATGTAATAGTAGTAAATAGTATATAAGAACAATAATAAGGTTTAGAAAATCTCATACCACGTCGTAGAAGAATCTTCTGCAGAGAcgtatttctttttttcttgccCACACTAACCTCTTCGCTATACGATAAATAATTTCAATCTTATAACTGAAACAAATTAATTACATGAAAATAAGCTTCTGATTGATTAGTTCTTCATATAAATGATATCATAAGTGCTGAGGACTGCTAATTACTATGATTGCTTGCTAAATGTAAAAAACGGAATTCATACTCGTTTACTGAATACCCTAATGCTCCAAAAGTATATCTTTTGTTCTGACATTTATTTATCTCTTCACCTAACTAGTTTCGATCATTCCTAGGTTGGTCCATATAAATCTTGGAAATTGGTAGTAATACTGTATTTGTAGGACGACAAATAATTTCATTACAACACTAAAGTAGGCTGAAGAATCTACGTTGGAAATAGAGGCTAGCTAATAAgacattttctttccaaaatatGAAACTGCAACTACCTTCACTATATTTCTAATTTGGCTAAAAGACATTTTATTATTGATTTTAAGAAGTATACAAttatatttatagtttttaattCAAGTGGAGCATTCCCCCTTAACAAAAATACGATTATTAAGTGCGCAATGAGGTCAAACTCATGATAGGCAAGAAATCACGTGCACATGGTTTAGCAGTTTACTATGCTCTGTGATTCAGGTTCTTTTTTAGAAGGATTAGATTTGCTGCGAACACGACACAATTCATGAAAATATTGGGAGTTTTTTTACCAAAACAATTGTGTGGGACATGGAATAATGCTAAGGAAAAAAAGCCTCAAATGAGTCTACCGATCTGCTAAGACAATAATCCCTCCTTTTTATAAAAAGTGTTAGCATATCCATTACAAAAATCATGTAATAACGTTATATTTCACTAAATTACCTACATCTATTCCTTAAATCAGTAAGTCAAGATTATATACCTTCTTggagaaatataataaaataattatgtcTACTTGATTCTCTaaagtaacaaatattttgtggatcaatttattttattaagtgaCAGATAAGaaggaccggagggagtatttattaagtcaaaatgataaaaactttttTTTCCATTACAATATAAGTAATAATATCTCATAAAAGAAtaaacttttcttctttttggtccCAAAGTTGTCGCCCCTCAATCAATCCTACACTATATGGAAGAAATACCAGTACAAATGTAAATATGGCTATTTTCACCATTACCATGTAAGCATCACCATGTTTGCCTAGTAACAAAAGGTATCGTAACTAATTTCGATTAGGTAAAGTCTAATAGCTTGTTGGACAAACTTCtaaaattaacttattttgagaagtacttttcaaaaaagtatttttggtgattacccctgtactttcgaaaatggtctaaaaatacctctcgttatactattgggctatatataccattcccgtcatactttggaacaaatatacccttattttggatggagtgtcacgtgtcagcaccagatgaaaacgactcatttctttttttacccgatccgtttttaaaaacccaccacccgacccgttttaaaattcagtttttttaaagcatatattttgtaaattaaaatttttttttgtaaaaactggaaaaaaaaaatgcaaaatatatatttttaagtctttttaatttttttaaagtaaaaactgaagaaaaaaaatgctttaaaaactgaaaaatatatattctgtaaaactgaaaaaaaaggaatttgcaaaatatatatttttaagtcttttcaatttttttaaagtattctttttgtaaaaactgaaaaaaaaatatttaaaaaaactggaaaaaaaagacTCTCCTAAAGCAGTGGACAACATATgcattaataaaaaaataaaaatctttttcaaaatctttttctttcagtttttacaaaaaaaatactttttctttcagtttttacaaaaaaaatactttaaaaaactgaaaaatatatattttgaaaattttttttttttcagtttttacataatatatatttttcagtttttaaagcattttttaaaaaaaaattatttttttcagtttttacaaaaagaatactttaaaaaaactgaaaagacttaaaaatatatattttgcaaattcctttttttcagtttttacaacaaaaaaaaaaatcagtttttacaaaatatatgctttaaaaaaattaaattttaaaacgggtcgggTGGTGAGTTTTTTAAAAAGGATCGGATAAACAAAAAGAAATGGGTCATTTTCATCTGGTGATGacacgtggcactccatccaaaataagggtatatttattccaaagtatgacgggaaGGGTATATATAGCCTAATAGTATAACGAAAGATATTTTTAgaccattttcaaaagtacaggggtatatttggccctttgccgtaagcagtttgtgtttgactaattaatttaaaaagcacttttgaaaaataattagtgtttgaccaagcttttaaaaactacTTCTAAATATATtattctcaaaagtgcttttggagagatacttttttctgcttcttctcaatggtactttttttccttctaaaagcttggccaaacacctcaattttttggaaaaaaacacttttggcccaaaaaaacttggccaaacaggctataaataaTTGGGGTAAGAACAGAAAGTACAGAGGTGAATAtgaaacaattgaaggatttcaAATATATTGTAAGAATTTTGAACAGAAAGTACATAGCTCAGCTAAGGAAATAGAACTTTAAGGCTCAAATTTATTAATGCAATTGAACTAACAGGACACCCAATCTTACTCTAGTGGAAAGAGTATTGTACCCTAAATCCAACACGAATACAATGCCTAAATTTTGTCCTTAAATCTATGGCAAAAGAATATGAATGTATTCAAATAAAAGGAAATTGAACTTCTCCATATTTTGTATCAGAAAAACATAATTTTAGATTTACTGATATGCTTTGGTAGATTGTTGTGTCAACTCGCAATTGCTTTGGTAAAAGGACAAAAAACTGGAGACCTCTATATATACATGCAAAACAAGGACATGGCCTTTGATCTCATGATTTCACTCTAACCATAAGAACTAGATGGACGTTTCTCTTGAATATCGATCTTAACTCTTCATTTGCCTCGATACCTATTCTCCTGCACAAAATTAACAGATATACAACGTTATAGCAATACAACTTTGCCCAAGCGAGATCATTCATGTTAAACGGCACTTTgccaaaacaaaaataaaagctaTGCTTTCTATAAGCAATAAGACATTGTGCAGCCAATCATGTTCTCTATTTTTGGCCCAGATATTAAGCAGAGAAGTCATCCACAGCTACTTCATGTTTTTAGTATTAATGAAATAGTTGGGAAACTTTCTCTGAAAGAACATTACCCTATTTTGGAACCATTCTTTCCTACGAGAATCTTGCGTTGGCTTATCTTGTGTGTGATCAAATGCTGTTCAATTCTTAGGGAACCATCACGTAACTCCTTCCAGTCCATCAGGCGATGTTCAATGCCATACGGAATTTCCTATATAAACAAATTAGCAGGTCATTTTCATGCTTATCTTTGTCTCCCTGCTGGTCAAAGAAAGCACATCCTGTTAAGTGTACAAACAAGACAATGGAATACCTGATGTATGTAATGTAGCAACTTTTCCCTGACAACTTCCATTGAAATATTCTTCATAACTTCTTCACTCATGACAAGTGGATCTTCATCCCATGGTCTTTTCACTGCCTAATCATAACAAACAACACGGAATACGAATTAGGCACTAAGAAGACAGATTATGAGACTACGCATCCAGTTTCATCACTGAAAGGAGATGAATGCATTAACAGAGAGGTCAAAGCAAACAATAGAGCAAAGAAAAGAACCTCTTAACTTCACACATGTACAATAACATATATGAGAAACAACAAAGCAACCCTAGCTATGCACCCTCTTTACAGAATAGTGCCTGCAGTAAAGAGGGGAGAAAAGAGTGTGTGTGTTTTTTTGGGGGGGATCGACATGATGATGAGGCTGACAAGTAAACCAACTGGAGTTCACTAATGCAATGCGCTTTAATATATAGCAAGACGTGTACTGCCCTGCACAAAACCAAAGTAGGCATCTAAACTCACAAGCTCAAAGTAGAAAAAACTTGATCACGCTACAGATGCCACAACATAATGGCATCCACACTCGTCAAAAAAGTAGAATATGATGTATTAGGTTCAGGTTTAATGGAAGTATATAACCATATAATCTGGGAATTTCTAATCTCTTTTTTCCCCAAGAGATTAGAGATATTGAACTCCTTGCTCATGTCAAGGCGTTCACGCCTTACAAGGTATGCAGCCTTTCAGCGCTCATAGAGGCTCCAGTACATGCCATGCACACAAGACCTCCCAAAACGACAACATTACCCAAATTCCACCATTAAAAGCAAAAGGATCACcttcaataaaataattaatcatCAGCATCTCTTTGGGAGCTGGAGGGCTGGGAGGGAAGATTGGCATCTCAAGAAACATTTTTCTGAACATATTAATTTTCCAATATTTGAACAGGGGATATCTCATTGAAAAGAGAGagaggaagagagagagagagagagagagagattttggGGTGGGAGGGTAGGGTATTAAATGTTATGGAAGTTCATCATTTGAAATTTTTCATGTTGCATTCTCTTTAATCAAGACGTAgataaagaaaacttctaaaatcAAATCACAAGGAAGCAAAAGCCACAACCACAATAGACTTGTATACTTAACCAGCTCAAATGCCTAGAATGCACCATTTACTAACATACAGAAaggtaacccccccccccccccccaacacacACGCAGCCTCATACATAAAACATGCCTGCTCCGTCAAGTATTGTGTTAGATCTTTCACTCCAGCTCCCTTTAGTCCCGATATCGTAAAACACCTACAAATGGGAGATCAAGAAAGCACACACCATATTGAGCTTTAATCTCAATTAAATTGAATAAGGGATAGTGAAATACCACAGTATGAGAAGTAAAAGGTTACCTCTCATATCCAGGAAGGTCTTTGAATTCCTCAGCAACTTTCAATATATCTTTCTTCTTCTCGATAAGGTCAACTTTATTGATACACAGTAAACGTTTCTGGTTTGGGTTAACCTCAGAACCCATTCTCTCAATCAACCTCACAACTCTGGAATCAGGCCTATACATTTGTATAGTAAAATGTTACGGAAACATCTATTTCAACGAATTAGACTAAAGAAATCATTCATGCAAAGTTCTGATGAATCTACTCAGTGCTATAGATACATTCATATATACACCGTTCACTCCACTCTAAACATTTTTTTTCCTCGATAAGTTCACTTTAACATGGAAACCTATACCTACATTTACTGCACAAAGCTACTTAAGGTGATCCAGGCACAAGAAATTCCAAAGCCTCTCATTTGGGTTAAAGGATCCAGAAATTTACAGTTCACACCACAATCTCAATATTTGGAGCTCTGttagcatatatacatatacgaaGATAGGAAAACCTGACACTTCCCAAGCACAAAGCTATAGAGAATAATTTCATAACTCTAGATTGGTGTTTGCAAGTTAAAAATTATATTTCCAAATACAAAAGGGAAAGAAAGATTACATAGACATAAATGCCACCCCAACTTGAGAAATTAGAGAGACATTTGGAAAATAACACATCGTCTTTGACTACACAGAAGAAAGGAAACCCACTCTATCTGTCACATATTCTACAAATAACCAAAATGGAAGTTCTCACATTTCTATCTCAGCAACAATCTTGGAAGGTCTCACATTTCTATCTCAAGTGGCAGCCTGCTCTTTAAAAGCGAGAAGTTTATCTAGGTTTATAACACGCGACTTGAACCCATGTTTTTGCATAGGGAGACAAGCTTCCCCTTGAACAAAAACCAAAATAACTTTGGTCAAAATGGGCCCAGAAGTCAAATTTGACAAGACTTTTACTTGGACCATAAGATTACTTCAACAATCATCTTGatcctaaacatgatttttggaTATAAAAACCTTGACCAGCATATAAGAACTTTATCCGAGTCAAATTTCACTTCAGAGTTGCTCAAAGACCGTTAAAAAACTTAAAGTAACAAAATTCACCGAAATTGGTTCACTGACCCTCAAAAAACTTAAAGTGCTGAAACATTTGGAATGGGAACGTAGTTTCCTTCCATCAGCTGTGGAAAACAATGGTATCACATCATTGATGTATTTCAATCTGATTTTCATTTCTGGAACTCGGATCTCACCTCTATGAAGCAATTATACAGCCTTCTACCTCTCAAAATTTCCAAAGCAAAATTATCCGTGCCATCACCTTTTCACCTCAACAATCACAAGTACATTTGTTCCACTTAGTTTGTTTTATTGAATAATTTTTATTGTAGTCTGCGGCCCAACTTGTGCACACCTTGACTAATCCACCCGGTACCTGCTACCTTCCACCAGTAATTGCACTGGTAGCTCTGCCCACTAAGAAATCACCTAGAGTTATTATTTGTcttttttgggatttgaacccTTGTCTACCAGAGCCTTTGCCACTTTATTGACCACTATGCCAGAGTGCATGTAGAGTTGTTCAAGCAGTTTAACTTATCAGGACATAAATCTCCAGCCTTAGTCAAGGATTTACAGTGTTACAATTTTGTTAAACAAACTATCTGTTAAACACCAATGATTTTAGTAAACCTAAACTATAATTTCAGTGGTTCATTATTATTGGAGATCTATCCCTTGAAATTTCATGTCTCAATGAGAATCTTCTTTCAGAAGCTATAATCCAATAACATATATGTTTACTTTCATATTGGTAAATCCTTCTGAATGATTTAAGAAATGCTTTTAAATGGAAATCTGCAATGACAAATCTTTGCATGCAACTCCTAAATGACTTCTGTTTCATTAATAAAAATCTTATTTACAGAGGGAAAAAATATGCGAGGAAAAAAGCCCCATTTGTTGGAGCATGTCAGATGATGTGCATCATCATCAAGAAATTCTACTCTCTCTGCatccaagggtgtggcctagtggtcaatgaagtgggtgagaaccatgaggtctcaggttcaaatcccagcggaggcaaatactaggtgatttcttcccatctatccaagccttggtggatagagttacctggtgcctgttgctggtgggaggtggcaggtatcccgtgaaattagtcgaggtgcgcgcaagctggcccggacaccacggttatcaaaaaaaaaaaagaaattctaCTCTCTCCACCCTATATTATGTGACAACATTTAGCTCTgcaccaaatttaaaatgtcaattGACTTGCACCTTATATTGGTATTGGTGAATGCAACATTATGCAGGGAACTGTTTGCTTTATTACTGGTCAAAAAAGTGATTGAAAATTTATATGGGCTAATGCACCAATCAGAGAGGTATCTAGACCAAAGATACAAGCCAATAAGTGTGCATCTTTAGGGTAAGGACTGCCAGTATGGAACAAGATCTCCATTTCATTAAAGAAATGGAAAACCAAATCTACCTTTTTCTTCGAACTCGGGCTAACGAATGAAAATCTGAAGATTAGAAATAAACATATCAATACTAAACAAGTAAAGCACATTTTGCCATAATTTTTTTCCTTCCATTAGTAACTTATTTCTCACAGGTAATTATTGATAAAAGATATGCATATAAAATATCTTGAGATGGAGCATATAGTTATTACAATAAATATAGAAGATGGAGTTTTGGGGTCaagtaaagaagaaaaactaaCTTGGTAAGATGCCTATGAGCATCAAATATGACAATCAGTACATCATATAGATTAATAGACCTCCATGCACTTTCAATACGTGCTTTCATGTCCTTGTAGGGAAATCCACTTTTCTTTAGCATAAGCCCAGGAGTATCAAAGAAACACTGTAAAAGAATCCATCAAATATGTAGCAATCCCTAAAAAGGCCTTGACATCTAAGAAAAGGATTACTCCAGAAAATATAACTCCTTTTTTTCTCAATATTTTAGATGCACAAAATATACTTCAACCTGCAAGATTAGCACATGAGGTCCGACATTTTTCACCATTAGTCATACTTTGCAGTTTGCTTCTTTCCTCTTTTGTGCAAGGCTtctctttaaataaataaaagttgttcaaaaaggaaaaataaataaaaagttctGTAAATAAGACATTTGATGTACAATCATTTCTCCCAAAAAAAAAGGACGTTCGATGTAACTGTAAGAGTAAATATTCCCTTTTCAAAAAGAATGATGGCCGAATCAAGCTTGTGTCAGCTTAATCAAATTATTGACATTTATTAATCCTAAGAAACTGTGATTGTAATCTTACTccaagaaaaatactttttcgTTCAATTAGTGAGTTAATTTCACGTGTGGTTACTGAACTTTACCCTCGTAAAGTCACATTATCTTTTTGTCACATCAAAGTAACTAAACTTTACTCACTATaacaataaaatctcaaaactgtTTCTAGTGAATTATGTGTGAATTGCTTAGAAAATACAAATGAATGGAACGTTAAATTTCCAAAACCAAGTAATcatttctttttaaatatttgaTTACTTGTCTTTTGTTTTAAATATGGGTAGTCAAACTTTTACAAGGTGAGTTTTTTTCTTCAGTCATTGCATTTTCTAAGTCGAAAATTTGACCTTTCGGTCATTTGTATTTGTGAGCCGAAAATTTGACTTTCCGGTCATTAGTATTTCTGAGAGATTCACACACGGTTCAGTTACTTTAATGTGACAAAGAATAGTTATGTGACTTCAGTGTCATAGGGGGGTAAAATTTAGTCACcaaaatgtgacaaaaaatgGTTTAACAACTTTATATATGGTCATGTTGGAGACTAAAGTTCATTTTGGCAAATAGACGCATCTCAAGCTAAGTAAAAGAACGAAGGTCAACAAccagagaaaaagagagaaactGAAACCTAGTAATTCTAAGTACACTTACGATTTGTgtctttcctttagtcatcacACCTAAGACTTCATGAATAGTGGTATTCGTCTTCCGTGATACAGCAGAAACTTTGGTCCCAACCTACAGAAAGAAAAAGAGGTAAGACAGACAACAACCATATAGCAAAAAGACTACTGCAGGGATTAGTTGCCAATAAGAACATAATAACATTCTGTTTGGGGTAAAATAAGAGCTATAACAGTTTCATAGGGCATACTCTATCGCGAACACAACAGCAACAAAGCCTCAATCTCATACTAGTTGAGGTTTTTATTCAAAAATTATATGTTCAGCAACAGAACAAGGTAAAAGTACTTAAGCATATGATTGTCCTAATCAGCATTGACCACCAATATTCGCAAATTAGTCATCACTATACTCATATAACCAACAACGAAGATAAAGCATGGAAATTTATCAAGATGAGTCGCCGAACTATGCACTTGAAAATCCTAATTGTATGATAAAcaaatttatatattttcagCAACAGAACAAGCAAAAAGTTGTTAAGCATATGATTGCCCTAATCAGCAATTACCACTAATACTCGCAAATTAGTCATCACTATACTCGTATAACCGACAGCAACAATAAAGCATGGAAATTTATCAAGAAGAGTCATCGAACCACGTGCTTGAAAAACCTCATTGTATGTACAAAATTTTATATACTTAGGAAGACAAAATAATCTAAAAGTACCAAAGCACGTCATTTGCCCTAATCAGCATTAACCACCAATATATCATTCAGCAGGAAAGCCTTGTGCTTTTTCTAGCTTTCAATaggtttctttcttctttgaattAGCTTGGATCTCCATTGAAATAAGGAAAGCAGAATGAAAACTCTAAGCCTGCATCTTCATATATCTAACATTTTAGCTAACATTGGCAAATTAGTCATCACTATACTCGTATAACCAACAACACCAATAATTATAAAGCACAGGAATTTATACAGAAAAGACGTCGAACCATGTAATTGGTCAATGAAGATTTGCCAACATTAGGAGCTCCAATAATTCCAACACTCAATGACATTTGATCTTCCTCCTTCACCACCTCATCATCCCCTTTATCTTCTTCATCTCCCTTTTCATCAAGTGCAGCTTCTAGAAGACTCCTAGCCAATAAAGCAGCTCTTCTTCTCTTCTCCTCTTCTTTAATCAAGATTCTTGTACTCTTAATCGCTGATGGGTCTTTTTCACCAAAGACTTTATCTTTCACTCTTTCCCTATACTTCTCGTCCCAAGTGGAGCTGCTGCTTACACTGTTTTCTGAATTAACATCATTGTTTAATCCAACACCCACATCGTATTGAGAACTGTCAAAGACTGAGGATGATGACGTGTCATCTTCTTCAGGGGAAGAAAGACCAGTGCTTGTTGGGTGGTCTTCTTGAGGTTGGGCTGAGTAAAGGCGACGAAAAATGGTTGAATTGAAACGGGTTTTGCTTGGATTTGAAGAGTTCAATGTCCTAAAAAATCTTAAGGCTTTCATGTCAAGAACTTCAACTTGAGCTTATGCAAAATCCTAATGCAAACCAATTCGGAAAAAGCATGCAGCCAGATTTTGTTTTTGCTTTGTATTGGTGTAGAGAAGGAGATGGTGCGGGGGGtgggggttgggggggggggggggggggttgcaaAGGGTGTTGAACTGTGAAATGGAGCCAAGGAGGTTTTGAGGGTTTTAGAAATGGAAGAGAAGGGATAAATGGGGATTTGTTTGTCATTATGAAATTGTTCGAATTTGGGCTTATGAGCATTGAATTTGTATTTGGGCCAGTATATACATGTGGTTTATAGTATAAGCCCAATACTGGACTTTGGTTAGATTTCTGTCCGTTGATTTCCAACATATTTGCAATGGCTCAATGGCATGTTCttaattatttatgaaagttTTTAGTACTAAAgattaataaaaatatctaaatgtTAGTTGAAACAAGTAATATGAAGCTTAAAGTCTAGATAGTACGAAGGAAAATGACTTTCGTCCATGAGAAAAGTAAGTTATTATGAAAATTCTGTTAACCAAACAccagaaaatgactttttcataaaaaatattcTCTCGAAAAATGACTTTTATCGTATTAAACACACCCGGAAGGGATAACTTTGGTTCCCGATCTACTTTCTCTATGCACTAGCTCTCCCTAAAATGATTCCAAAGAAAATCACTATGTT
Proteins encoded in this window:
- the LOC107774442 gene encoding GTP-binding protein ERG-like, whose translation is MKALRFFRTLNSSNPSKTRFNSTIFRRLYSAQPQEDHPTSTGLSSPEEDDTSSSSVFDSSQYDVGVGLNNDVNSENSVSSSSTWDEKYRERVKDKVFGEKDPSAIKSTRILIKEEEKRRRAALLARSLLEAALDEKGDEEDKGDDEVVKEEDQMSLSVGIIGAPNVGKSSLTNYMVGTKVSAVSRKTNTTIHEVLGVMTKGKTQICFFDTPGLMLKKSGFPYKDMKARIESAWRSINLYDVLIVIFDAHRHLTKPDSRVVRLIERMGSEVNPNQKRLLCINKVDLIEKKKDILKVAEEFKDLPGYERCFTISGLKGAGVKDLTQYLTEQALKRPWDEDPLVMSEEVMKNISMEVVREKLLHYIHQEIPYGIEHRLMDWKELRDGSLRIEQHLITHKISQRKILVGKNGSKIGRIGIEANEELRSIFKRNVHLVLMVRVKS